A window from Carassius gibelio isolate Cgi1373 ecotype wild population from Czech Republic chromosome B3, carGib1.2-hapl.c, whole genome shotgun sequence encodes these proteins:
- the LOC127951894 gene encoding fibroin heavy chain-like — protein sequence MHKLKLTICVHAVKPGQCPIPEMIPLCADSCFNDGQCPATQKCCPTTGGFACSEPRGQGRGQATCHGNGSGQGSGYGQGAGQGSGYGQGAGQGSGYGQGAGQGSGYGQGAGQGSGYGQGAGQGAGQGSGYGQGAGQGAGQGSGYGQGAGQGSGFGQGAGQGAGQGSGYGLGSGYGQGAGVGQGSGAGVGQGSGYGQGAGAGQGSGYGQGAGAGQGSGYGQGAGAGQGSGYGQGAGAGQGSGYGQGAGAGQGSGYGQGAGAGQGSGYGQGAGAGQGSGYGQGAGAGQGSGYGQGAGAGQGSGAGAGQGSGAGAGQGSGYGQGAGAGQGSGYGQGAGAGQGSGAGAGQGSGAGAGQGSGAGAGQGSGAGAGQGSGAGAGQGSGAGAGQGSGAGAGQGSGAGAGQGSGAGAGQGSGAGAGQGSGAGAGQGSGYGQGAGAGQGSGAGQGAGAGQGSGAGQGAGAGQGSGYGQGAGAGQGSGARAGQGSGYGQGAGAGQGSGAGAGQGSGAGAGQGSGAGAGQGSGAGAGAGQGSGAGQGAGAGAGQGSGAGAGAGQGSGAGAGAGQGSGAGAGAGQGSGAGAGAGQGSGAGAGAGQGSGAGAGAGQGSGAGAGAGQGSGAGAGAGQGSGAGQGAGAGQGSGAGQGAGAGQGSGAGQGAGAGQGSGAGQGSGGGQGSGAGAGAGQGSGAGAGAGQGSGAGQGAGTGAGQGSGAGAGAGQGSGAGAGHGSGYGQGAGAGHGSGAGAGAGHGSGTGAGQGSGAGQGAGAGQGSGAGAGQGSGYGQGAGAGQGSGAGAGQGSGAGAGQGSGAGAGQGSGYGQGAGAGQGSGAGAGQGSGAGAGQGSGAGAGQGSGYGQGAGAGQGSGAGAGQGSGYGQGAGAGQGSGAGAGQGSGYGQGAGAGQGSGAGAGQGSGYGQGAGAGQGSGAGAGQGSGAGAGQGSGYGQGAGAGQGSGAGAGQGSGYGQGAGAGQGSGYGQGAGAGQGSGAGAGQGSGYGQGAGAGQGSGAGAGQGSGYGQGAGAGQGSGYGQGAGAGQGSGAGAGQGSGYGQGAGAGQGSGAGAGQGSGYGQGAGAGQGSGAGAGQGSGAGAGQGSGAGAGQGSGYGQGAGAGQGSGAGAGQGSGYGQGAGAGQGSGAGQGAGAGQGSGAGAGQGSGYGQGAGAGQGSGAGAGQGSGYGQGAGAGQGSGYGQGAGAGQGSGAGAGQGSGYGQGAGAGAGQGSGQGKCRGCGKGQCRL from the coding sequence atgcacaaactaaagctgactatctgtgttcaTGCAGTGAAGCCAGGTCAATGTCCCATACCGGAGATGATCCCACTCTGTGCTGATAGCTGTTtcaatgatggccagtgtcctgccacacagaaatgttgcccaaccaccggtggctttgcatgcagtgaaccgcgtggccagggaagaggtcaggcaacttgccatggaaacggttctggccagggaagcggctatggccagggcgcgggtcagggaagcggctatggccagggcgcgggtcagggaagcggctatggccagggcgcgggtcagggaagcggctatggccagggcgcgggacagggaagcggctatggccagggcgcgggacagggcgcaggacagggaagcggctatggccagggtgcgggacagggcgcaggacagggaagcggctatggccagggcgcaggtcagggaagcggctttggtcagggtgcaggacagggtgctggccagggaagcggctatggcctgggaagcggctatggccagggtgcaggagttggacagggaagtggcgcaggagttggacagggaagcggctatggccagggtgctggagcaggacagggaagcggctatggccagggcgctggagcaggacagggaagcggctatggccagggcgctggagcaggacagggaagcggctatggccagggcgctggagcaggacagggaagcggctatggccagggcgctggagctggacagggaagcggctatggccagggcgcaggagctggacagggaagcggctatggccagggcgcaggagctggacagggaagcggctatggccagggtgcaggagctggacagggaagcggctatggccagggcgcaggagctggacagggaagcggcgctggagcaggacagggaagcggcgctggagcaggacagggaagcggctatggccagggcgctggagcaggacagggaagcggctatggccagggcgcaggagcaggacagggaagcggcgcaggagcaggacagggaagcggcgcaggagcaggacagggaagcggcgcaggagcaggacagggaagcggcgcaggagcaggacagggaagcggcgcaggagcaggacagggaagcggcgcaggagcaggacagggaagcggcgcaggagcaggacagggaagcggcgcaggagcaggacagggaagcggcgcaggagcaggacagggaagcggcgcaggagcaggacagggaagcggcgcaggagcaggacagggaagcggctatggccagggcgcaggagcaggacagggaagcggcgctggccagggcgctggagcaggacagggaagcggcgctggccagggcgctggagcaggacagggaagcggctatggccagggcgctggagcaggacagggaagcggtgcaagagcaggacagggaagcggctatggccagggcgctggagcaggacagggaagcggcgctggagcaggacagggaagcggcgctggagcaggacagggaagcggcgctggagcaggacagggaagcggcgctggagcaggagcaggacagggaagcggcgctggccagggcgctggagcaggagccggacagggaagtggcgctggagcaggagccggacagggaagtggcgctggagcaggagcaggacagggaagtggcgctggagcaggagcaggacagggaagtggcgctggagcaggagcaggacagggaagtggcgctggagcaggagcaggacagggaagtggcgctggagcaggagcaggacagggaagtggcgctggagcaggagcaggacagggaagcggcgctggagcaggagcaggacagggaagcggcgctggccagggcgctggagcaggacagggaagcggcgctggccagggcgctggagcaggacagggaagcggcgctggccagggcgctggagccggacagggaagcggcgctggccagggctctggaggcggacagggaagcggcgctggggcaggagccggacagggaagcggcgctggggcaggagccggacagggaagcggcgctggccagggtgctggaacaggagcaggacagggaagtggcgctggagcaggagccggacagggaagtggcgctggagcaggacatggaagcggctatggccagggcgcaggagctggacacggaagcggcgctggagcaggagcaggacacggaagcggcactggagcaggacagggaagcggtgctggccagggagctggagcaggacagggaagcggcgctggagcaggacagggaagcggctatggccagggcgctggagcaggacagggaagcggcgctggagcaggacagggaagcggcgctggagcaggacagggaagcggcgctggagcaggacagggaagcggctatggccagggcgctggagcaggacagggcagcggcgctggagcaggacagggcagcggcgctggagcaggacagggaagcggcgctggagcaggacagggaagcggctatggccagggcgctggagcaggacagggaagcggcgctggagcaggacagggaagcggctatggccagggcgctggagcaggacagggaagcggcgctggagcaggacagggaagcggctatggccagggcgctggagcaggacagggaagcggcgctggagcaggacagggaagcggctatggccagggcgctggagcaggacagggaagcggcgctggagcaggacagggaagtggcgctggagcaggacagggaagcggctatggccagggcgctggagcaggacagggaagcggcgctggagcaggacagggaagcggctatggccagggcgctggagcaggacagggaagcggctatggccagggcgctggagcaggacagggaagcggcgctggagcaggacagggaagcggctatggccagggcgctggagcaggacagggaagcggcgctggagcaggacagggaagcggttatggccagggcgccggagcaggacagggaagcggttatggccagggcgctggagcaggacagggaagcggcgctggagcaggacagggaagcggctatggccagggcgctggagcaggacagggaagcggcgctggagcaggacagggaagcggctatggccagggcgctggagcaggacagggaagcggcgctggagcaggacagggaagcggcgctggagcaggacagggaagcggcgctggagctggacagggaagcggctatggccagggcgctggagcaggacagggaagcggcgctggagcaggacagggaagcggctatggccagggcgctggagcaggacagggaagcggcgctggccagggcgctggagcaggacagggaagtggcgctggagcaggacagggaagcggctatggccagggcgctggagcaggacagggaagcggcgctggagcaggacagggaagcggctatggtcagggcgctggagcaggacagggaagcggctatggccagggcgctggagcaggacagggaagcggcgctggagcaggacaaggaagcggctatggccagggcgctggagcaggagcaggacagggaagtggtcaaggGAAGTGTCGGGGATGTGGCAAAGGTCAATGTCGCCTTTAG